A part of Planococcus sp. MB-3u-03 genomic DNA contains:
- a CDS encoding PstS family phosphate ABC transporter substrate-binding protein, producing the protein MKKLWSLIPAFAIFIALSIVGFFGGIVLLLSGERAWLPLFFFVLLFLFFIFLLSKRIGDAKRWKQTAVVFVVLAIMLAVWPLYQAYLDSIPGVSAEVDIYSYIPFQEDSKLNVLEEEPELQFEGDLPRLDGATALYPIYAAAAEMMYPEDWYEPSASEVMVNTTPFAYSNLFEGEVDAIFAAAPSQGQLKTADAKGLELTLTPIGKEAFVFFVHTDNPVESLSSEDLRMIYSGEITDWSSVGGDAEEIRAFQRPEDSGSQTTLLQFMGEVPVMEAPLENIEEGMGGIIDQVAEYKNHKNALGFTFRFYGEEMAGNKVIRYLAIDGIVPSVNAIRNDEYPLTSEFYIVTTQHSSPEALKLAEWFTSSQGQRLVEKAGYVPLNSSRE; encoded by the coding sequence ATGAAGAAATTATGGAGTTTAATACCAGCGTTTGCTATTTTCATCGCTTTAAGCATCGTCGGTTTTTTTGGAGGCATTGTGCTACTGCTATCGGGGGAAAGGGCATGGCTGCCGTTGTTTTTCTTTGTTCTGCTGTTTTTGTTTTTCATTTTTTTACTATCCAAGCGAATTGGCGACGCAAAAAGGTGGAAACAGACAGCGGTAGTGTTCGTTGTTCTTGCCATCATGCTCGCCGTTTGGCCGCTTTACCAAGCTTATTTGGATTCCATCCCTGGCGTTTCGGCTGAAGTGGACATCTATTCATATATACCGTTTCAAGAAGACTCCAAGTTGAATGTGTTGGAGGAGGAGCCCGAACTCCAGTTTGAAGGGGATTTGCCAAGGCTTGACGGAGCGACCGCGCTTTACCCAATATATGCAGCCGCTGCAGAAATGATGTATCCAGAAGATTGGTATGAACCATCAGCTAGTGAAGTGATGGTCAATACCACGCCTTTTGCTTATTCCAATTTGTTCGAAGGAGAGGTGGATGCAATTTTTGCCGCAGCGCCATCACAGGGGCAGTTGAAAACAGCAGATGCCAAGGGGCTCGAGCTTACACTGACGCCGATCGGGAAAGAGGCGTTCGTCTTTTTCGTCCATACAGACAACCCGGTCGAGTCATTGAGTTCTGAAGATCTTCGCATGATCTATAGCGGCGAAATCACCGATTGGTCTTCAGTTGGTGGAGATGCTGAAGAGATCAGGGCTTTCCAGCGCCCTGAAGACAGCGGCAGCCAAACAACGCTGCTTCAGTTCATGGGCGAGGTGCCGGTGATGGAGGCTCCCCTTGAAAACATAGAAGAAGGCATGGGCGGCATCATCGATCAGGTGGCAGAATATAAAAATCACAAAAATGCGCTCGGTTTTACATTCCGTTTCTACGGGGAGGAAATGGCCGGCAATAAAGTGATTCGATACTTGGCTATCGATGGCATTGTGCCGTCAGTTAACGCCATTCGAAATGATGAATATCCACTAACTTCGGAGTTTTATATCGTCACCACGCAGCATAGCAGCCCGGAAGCTTTGAAACTGGCAGAATGGTTCACTTCCAGTCAAGGGCAGCGCTTGGTCGAAAAAGCGGGATACGTGCCCTTGAATTCGTCCCGCGAGTGA
- a CDS encoding SPFH domain-containing protein, whose protein sequence is MLGSNLRAILSKMTVEDINSDREKFNTDVQEIAQNSLI, encoded by the coding sequence GTGCTCGGCAGTAATTTGCGGGCCATCTTGTCGAAGATGACGGTTGAAGACATCAATAGCGACCGGGAGAAATTCAATACCGATGTCCAGGAAATCGCGCAAAACAGCTTGATTTGA
- a CDS encoding aldo/keto reductase: MKYNTLGTSGFKVSEIALGCMSLPEDPKRAGAIIDEAMDNGVTYFDTADFYGKGKNEEIVGGALGNRRKDIILASKVGNEWSEESDEVQWNPTKPYIKEQIHNSLRRLKTDYLDLYQLHGGMISDNSEETIEAFEELKKEGLIRAYGISSIRPNVIQRFLTDSEIASIMMQYSLLDRRPEEFLPEIGQAGRSVVARGSLAKGLLTAEGLTRAEKMGDYLQYGPDQLQATLKKLSAIHDNVHALALHSVLSDSTVSAAVTGASSPEQLRETLQAYKQPVSAQQIEEAKKATRLDRYEQHRD; encoded by the coding sequence ATGAAATACAATACACTGGGAACCAGCGGCTTCAAGGTCAGTGAAATCGCACTAGGCTGCATGTCACTACCGGAAGACCCTAAGCGGGCAGGAGCCATTATCGACGAAGCGATGGACAATGGCGTCACTTATTTTGACACCGCCGATTTTTACGGAAAAGGAAAGAACGAGGAAATCGTCGGCGGTGCACTTGGCAATCGGCGCAAAGACATCATACTTGCCAGCAAAGTGGGCAACGAATGGTCCGAGGAGTCGGATGAAGTCCAATGGAACCCGACAAAACCTTATATCAAAGAACAAATCCATAACTCGCTGCGCCGCCTCAAAACCGATTACTTGGATTTGTACCAGCTTCACGGCGGGATGATTTCCGATAACTCGGAAGAAACGATCGAAGCCTTCGAGGAATTGAAAAAAGAAGGCTTGATCCGCGCTTACGGAATTTCTTCCATCCGCCCGAATGTCATTCAGCGTTTTTTGACTGATAGTGAGATTGCTTCCATCATGATGCAATACAGCCTCCTTGACCGGCGCCCAGAAGAATTCCTGCCGGAGATCGGTCAAGCCGGCCGCTCTGTAGTGGCACGCGGCAGTTTGGCAAAAGGCCTGCTGACGGCTGAAGGATTGACCCGAGCAGAAAAGATGGGCGACTACTTGCAGTATGGGCCAGATCAACTGCAAGCCACTTTGAAAAAGCTGTCCGCTATCCATGACAATGTCCATGCACTTGCCCTGCATTCGGTGCTGTCGGATAGCACGGTCTCTGCTGCCGTCACCGGAGCGAGCAGCCCTGAACAATTACGTGAAACTTTGCAGGCATACAAACAGCCTGTCAGCGCACAGCAGATTGAAGAGGCCAAGAAAGCCACGCGGCTGGACCGCTACGAACAACATCGCGATTGA
- a CDS encoding YneF family protein has translation MDTWIWIVIVIVALLAGVALGFFIARRYMMKYLQDNPPINEEMLRIMMMQMGQKPSQKKINQMMAQMNKASTKPGKNKRLCNYSPIGDE, from the coding sequence ATGGATACATGGATCTGGATTGTTATCGTAATTGTGGCTTTACTCGCAGGTGTTGCACTTGGATTCTTTATCGCTCGCCGATACATGATGAAATATTTGCAGGACAACCCACCGATCAACGAAGAGATGCTGCGGATTATGATGATGCAAATGGGTCAAAAACCATCTCAAAAGAAAATCAACCAAATGATGGCTCAAATGAACAAAGCCTCGACAAAACCGGGCAAAAATAAACGCTTATGCAATTATTCGCCCATAGGTGATGAATAA
- a CDS encoding acetyl-CoA C-acetyltransferase, whose amino-acid sequence MSQEIVIASAVRTAVGSFQGALKDVPATDLGAIVIKEALLRAGVAGDQVSEVIMGNVLQAGLGQNPARQASIKAGLPETVPAMTINKVCGSGLKSIHLAYQAIFAGDADIVVAGGMENMSRAPYLLEGARDGYRMGDQKVVDSMVHDGLTCAFNDYHMGVTAENLCDRYEISREEQDRFAARSQARASAAIEGGRFDEEIVPVEIPQRKGDPVVFTTDEYVKASSTEEKLAKLRPAFKKDGSVTAGNASGINDGAAAVIVMKKEKADELGITPLAVIAANGNAGVDPAVMGIGPVQAVKNALKKANMTLGDIDLIEANEAFAAQSIAVDRELKFDHEKLNVNGGAIAIGHPIGASGTRIFVTLLHEMKKRDAKTGLATLCIGGGQGVATIVKRP is encoded by the coding sequence ATGTCACAAGAAATCGTAATTGCAAGCGCTGTCAGAACCGCAGTCGGTTCGTTCCAGGGGGCGCTGAAAGATGTGCCGGCGACAGATCTCGGAGCCATCGTCATCAAGGAAGCTTTATTGCGCGCAGGGGTAGCGGGCGACCAAGTATCGGAAGTCATCATGGGCAATGTTCTGCAAGCAGGGCTCGGGCAAAACCCGGCGCGCCAGGCTTCCATCAAAGCAGGGCTTCCGGAGACGGTGCCAGCGATGACCATCAATAAAGTATGCGGATCCGGCTTGAAATCGATCCATTTGGCTTACCAGGCGATTTTTGCGGGTGATGCCGATATCGTCGTGGCAGGCGGCATGGAGAATATGAGCCGTGCCCCGTATCTATTAGAAGGCGCAAGAGACGGTTACCGCATGGGCGACCAGAAAGTGGTCGACAGCATGGTCCATGACGGCTTGACGTGTGCATTCAACGATTACCATATGGGTGTGACAGCCGAAAACCTGTGCGACCGCTATGAGATTTCACGCGAAGAACAAGATCGCTTTGCAGCCCGTTCACAAGCCCGGGCATCAGCGGCAATCGAAGGCGGGCGTTTTGACGAAGAAATCGTGCCGGTAGAAATCCCTCAGCGCAAAGGGGATCCGGTCGTCTTTACTACGGATGAATACGTGAAAGCTTCTTCAACCGAGGAGAAACTCGCGAAACTGCGCCCGGCGTTCAAGAAAGACGGCTCAGTCACAGCTGGCAACGCATCCGGCATTAACGATGGCGCGGCAGCAGTGATCGTCATGAAGAAAGAAAAAGCCGACGAACTGGGCATCACACCGCTTGCAGTCATTGCTGCGAATGGCAACGCAGGCGTCGATCCTGCTGTCATGGGCATCGGCCCTGTACAAGCGGTAAAAAACGCGTTGAAGAAAGCCAATATGACGCTTGGCGATATCGATTTGATCGAAGCGAACGAAGCGTTTGCGGCACAATCGATAGCGGTCGACCGTGAATTGAAGTTTGACCATGAAAAATTGAATGTCAACGGAGGCGCCATTGCAATCGGCCACCCGATTGGTGCGAGCGGTACACGGATTTTCGTGACGCTTCTGCACGAGATGAAAAAGCGCGACGCCAAGACAGGCCTTGCGACGCTTTGCATCGGCGGCGGACAAGGCGTTGCAACGATCGTAAAACGTCCATAA
- a CDS encoding alpha/beta hydrolase, producing MKKRLLLTSAIVSSTLTASFAALGFAASNRLMYVKNKDASLILERETNAKRYDEAWYANAKKSEQWIESANGYPIKAIFLEPHTTNRYVIICHGVTESKVNSFKYARMFERLGFNSVVYDHRRHGESGGKTTSFGHYEKLDLQAVVKALKLHVGPSLFFGIHGESMGAATTLLYAGMEDSADFYISDCAYSDISEQILHVMRTTTPMRTSLALRLANVFLKLRDGYSITTVSPREVVKKIAKPVLFIHSLPDEFVLPKMTKELFELKQGAKQLKLFEQGEHAQSFNKNPDEYEGTVAEFLMAYDLLIPKPAADVSQISS from the coding sequence GTGAAAAAGCGACTATTGTTGACTTCTGCCATCGTATCGAGCACATTGACTGCTTCTTTTGCCGCATTGGGTTTTGCCGCAAGCAACCGTCTGATGTATGTAAAGAATAAAGACGCATCCTTGATTTTGGAACGGGAAACGAACGCCAAACGCTATGATGAAGCTTGGTATGCCAATGCCAAGAAAAGCGAACAATGGATCGAATCCGCTAACGGCTATCCGATCAAAGCGATTTTCCTGGAGCCGCACACCACAAACCGATACGTCATCATTTGCCATGGTGTCACCGAAAGCAAAGTGAACTCGTTTAAATATGCGCGCATGTTTGAACGCCTCGGATTCAACTCTGTCGTCTATGACCACCGCCGACACGGCGAATCCGGGGGCAAGACGACGAGCTTCGGGCATTATGAGAAGCTGGATCTGCAAGCAGTTGTAAAGGCCTTGAAACTCCATGTCGGGCCATCTTTGTTCTTCGGCATCCACGGGGAATCGATGGGTGCCGCGACGACGCTATTATATGCCGGAATGGAGGACTCGGCAGATTTTTACATCTCCGACTGTGCCTATTCCGATATCAGCGAACAGATTCTGCACGTCATGCGCACGACGACGCCGATGCGCACTTCTTTGGCGCTTCGCCTTGCCAATGTATTCCTGAAACTGCGCGACGGCTATTCCATTACCACCGTATCGCCCCGGGAAGTCGTGAAAAAGATTGCAAAGCCTGTGTTGTTCATCCATAGCCTGCCTGATGAGTTCGTCTTGCCGAAAATGACGAAAGAATTATTTGAATTGAAACAAGGCGCCAAACAGCTCAAACTATTCGAACAAGGCGAACATGCCCAATCATTCAATAAAAATCCGGACGAATACGAAGGGACGGTTGCAGAGTTCCTGATGGCCTATGATTTATTAATACCTAAACCTGCTGCTGATGTTTCACAGATTTCCAGCTGA
- a CDS encoding hydroxymethylglutaryl-CoA lyase — translation MFSLPKTATIIEVGPRDGLQNEARTVNTEDKLDFIKVLQEAGLKEMELTSFVSPKWVPQMADARDIVAGAKKTGRQLVLTPNERGITSALDAGADSIAVFVGVSNSFNEKNINKTTAQSMETLKPLIEKVKQDGIFVRACISTAFYCPFEGAVDPHRTIDLCRQFVDWGVDELSVADTIGLANPQESHELFSRLKEQFPDVLIAAHFHDTRRMALANAYAALVAGIDRFDASAGGLGGCPFAPGATGNVATEDLIHMFHRMGVDTGVDLEKLYEAISLIEPHVSNPLQTGMYTLYKNRK, via the coding sequence ATGTTTAGTTTACCAAAAACAGCTACGATTATCGAGGTTGGGCCGCGCGATGGCCTGCAAAATGAAGCCAGGACCGTCAACACCGAAGACAAACTGGATTTTATCAAGGTCTTGCAGGAAGCAGGATTAAAGGAAATGGAGCTGACTTCGTTCGTGTCACCAAAATGGGTGCCGCAAATGGCCGATGCACGGGATATCGTTGCCGGTGCAAAAAAGACCGGCCGCCAGCTGGTGCTGACGCCAAATGAACGCGGCATCACATCCGCCTTGGATGCCGGTGCAGATTCAATCGCCGTCTTCGTGGGCGTTTCCAATTCATTCAATGAAAAAAATATCAACAAGACGACAGCCCAGTCCATGGAAACATTGAAGCCATTGATCGAAAAGGTCAAACAGGACGGCATCTTCGTCCGCGCCTGCATTTCAACAGCGTTCTATTGTCCGTTTGAAGGAGCAGTCGATCCGCATCGAACGATCGATTTATGCCGCCAATTCGTCGATTGGGGAGTCGATGAATTGAGCGTCGCTGATACGATCGGTTTGGCGAATCCTCAAGAAAGCCATGAGTTGTTCAGCCGATTGAAAGAGCAATTTCCGGATGTCCTGATTGCAGCGCACTTCCACGACACGAGACGTATGGCGCTCGCCAATGCCTATGCAGCACTTGTTGCCGGAATCGACCGGTTCGACGCTTCCGCTGGCGGACTCGGCGGCTGCCCATTTGCACCGGGTGCTACCGGCAATGTCGCGACCGAAGATTTGATCCATATGTTCCACCGCATGGGCGTCGACACCGGAGTCGATCTCGAGAAACTTTACGAAGCGATCTCGCTCATTGAACCGCATGTATCGAATCCGCTGCAAACAGGCATGTATACGTTATACAAAAACAGAAAATGA
- a CDS encoding DUF3886 domain-containing protein has protein sequence MAKDKINDNGLFSEDQLLKLKATKKELVKDQQKLEEEKEAQRQFERKEREKNLSFAELLERHGDSGTKY, from the coding sequence ATGGCGAAAGATAAAATCAATGATAACGGCCTTTTTTCGGAAGACCAGCTATTGAAGCTGAAAGCCACGAAAAAAGAGTTAGTGAAAGACCAGCAGAAACTTGAGGAAGAAAAAGAAGCACAGCGCCAGTTTGAACGCAAAGAGCGCGAGAAGAACCTGTCGTTTGCCGAATTGCTCGAGCGCCATGGAGATTCAGGAACTAAATATTAA